In a genomic window of Xylophilus rhododendri:
- a CDS encoding ATP-dependent DNA helicase: protein MPALSGDRPAAEPSGLIAAVEQAFEPDGWLAQAAEQFRPREGQRRMAIAVAETIAEGGVLVAEAGTGVGKTYSYLVPALLSGERVLFSTATKTLQDQLFSRDLPRLVQALGLPLRTALLKGRGSYLCLQRLEVARQTDAGGDRSIQRVLAKVETWAQATRTGDLAELPGLDERSPALPLITSTRENCLGAKCPQFRACHINTARRDALAADVVVINHHLFFADLAVRESGMAELLPTVRVAIFDEAHQLNETGVQFLGLQLGSGQLLDFARDVLATGLQQARGLADWPRHAADVERAARELRMSAGDAYAGSKLRWTGLQPEGVDPEGWSGALAAIDSGLEAMQAALDTVSELAPDFVRLFERAAELRRRAALFAQASAPGAVRWADVTASQLRLVESPLDIAQAVRERLLGMKTQPVADAEETPPYSDDDEDDMASLQAGWPSGDTARAAAAQEGERPRAWIFTSATLGTDERLSWFTEPCGLQDARILRVDSPFDYARQAAVFVPPQLPRPADAGHALQLARLVAPAVATLGGRTLVLTTTLRALRTIGEALQQHFGERGAVEVLVQGQGTKRMLLDRFREGDSQGRAGCVLVASASFWEGVDVPGEALQLVVIDKLPFPPPNDPLVEARAQRLEQSGRSAFNSYFVPEAAVALKQGAGRLIRREDDRGILLVGDTRLTGMPYGKRLLAGLPPMRRLHDQAEFEEALAELAALRPPESAGPDAETAADFFDW from the coding sequence ATGCCGGCGTTGAGCGGAGATCGTCCCGCGGCCGAGCCGTCCGGCCTAATCGCCGCCGTCGAGCAGGCCTTCGAGCCGGACGGCTGGCTGGCGCAGGCCGCCGAGCAGTTCCGCCCGCGCGAGGGCCAGCGCCGCATGGCGATCGCGGTGGCCGAAACCATCGCGGAAGGCGGCGTGCTGGTGGCCGAGGCCGGCACCGGCGTCGGCAAGACCTATTCCTATCTGGTGCCTGCGCTGCTCAGCGGCGAACGGGTGCTGTTCTCCACCGCCACCAAGACCCTGCAGGACCAGCTCTTCTCGCGCGACCTGCCGCGCTTGGTGCAGGCGCTCGGCCTGCCGCTGCGCACCGCGCTGCTCAAGGGGCGGGGCAGCTACCTCTGCCTGCAGCGGCTGGAAGTGGCGCGGCAGACCGATGCCGGCGGAGACCGCAGCATCCAGCGGGTGCTGGCCAAGGTCGAGACCTGGGCCCAGGCCACCCGCACCGGCGACCTGGCCGAGCTGCCCGGCCTGGACGAACGCAGCCCCGCGCTGCCGCTGATCACCTCCACTCGCGAGAACTGCCTGGGCGCCAAATGCCCGCAGTTCCGCGCCTGCCACATCAACACCGCCCGGCGCGACGCGCTGGCGGCCGATGTGGTGGTGATCAACCACCATCTCTTCTTCGCCGACCTGGCGGTGCGCGAATCCGGCATGGCCGAGCTGCTGCCCACCGTGCGGGTGGCCATCTTCGACGAGGCCCATCAGCTCAACGAGACCGGCGTGCAGTTCCTCGGCCTGCAACTGGGCAGCGGCCAGCTGCTGGACTTCGCCCGCGACGTGCTGGCCACCGGCCTGCAGCAGGCGCGTGGCCTGGCCGACTGGCCACGCCATGCGGCCGATGTCGAACGCGCGGCACGCGAACTGCGCATGAGCGCCGGCGATGCCTATGCCGGCAGCAAGCTGCGCTGGACCGGCCTGCAGCCCGAAGGCGTCGATCCCGAGGGCTGGAGCGGCGCGCTGGCGGCGATCGACAGCGGCCTGGAGGCCATGCAGGCCGCGCTCGACACGGTCAGCGAGCTGGCGCCCGATTTCGTGCGGCTTTTCGAGCGGGCGGCCGAGCTGCGGCGGCGCGCCGCCCTGTTCGCGCAGGCCAGCGCGCCGGGCGCGGTGCGCTGGGCCGATGTCACGGCCAGCCAGCTGCGACTGGTGGAGTCGCCGCTGGACATCGCCCAGGCAGTGCGCGAGCGGCTGCTGGGCATGAAGACCCAGCCGGTGGCCGATGCCGAAGAAACGCCGCCCTACAGCGACGACGATGAAGACGACATGGCCTCCCTGCAGGCCGGCTGGCCGTCCGGCGACACGGCGCGTGCGGCGGCCGCGCAGGAAGGCGAACGCCCGCGGGCCTGGATCTTCACCTCGGCCACCCTGGGCACCGACGAGCGCCTGAGCTGGTTCACAGAGCCCTGCGGCCTGCAGGACGCCCGCATCCTGCGGGTGGACAGCCCCTTCGACTACGCCCGGCAGGCGGCCGTCTTCGTGCCGCCGCAGCTGCCGCGGCCGGCAGATGCCGGCCATGCGCTGCAGCTGGCCCGCCTGGTGGCGCCGGCGGTGGCCACCCTGGGCGGCCGCACGCTGGTGCTGACCACCACGCTGCGTGCCCTGCGCACCATCGGCGAAGCGCTGCAGCAGCATTTCGGCGAAAGAGGCGCGGTGGAGGTGCTGGTGCAGGGCCAGGGCACCAAACGCATGCTGCTGGACCGCTTTCGCGAAGGCGATTCGCAAGGCCGCGCCGGCTGCGTGCTGGTCGCCTCGGCCTCGTTCTGGGAAGGGGTGGATGTGCCGGGCGAGGCGCTGCAACTGGTAGTGATCGACAAGCTGCCTTTCCCGCCGCCCAACGACCCACTGGTCGAAGCGCGTGCGCAGCGCCTGGAACAGTCCGGCCGCAGTGCGTTCAACAGCTATTTCGTGCCCGAGGCCGCGGTGGCCCTGAAGCAGGGCGCCGGCCGGCTGATCCGCCGCGAGGACGACCGCGGCATCCTGCTGGTGGGCGATACCCGCCTCACCGGCATGCCCTACGGCAAGCGCCTGCTGGCGGGACTGCCGCCGATGCGGCGCCTGCACGACCAGGCGGAATTCGAAGAGGCCCTGGCCGAACTCGCCGCGCTCAGGCCGCCCGAGTCCGCCGGGCCGGATGCGGAAACGGCCGCGGACTTCTTCGACTGGTGA
- a CDS encoding PP2C family protein-serine/threonine phosphatase, with the protein MSSQFRLAGATGIHQGDRAYQQDRVALLSHPRFNGCLLGIVADGMGGRSGGRKASDQVILTAQQLFEQFVPYQEEAPALLRRIAEDAHLVIGLIAMSAEQEPHSTLAAFLINPRGDCHWVHVGDSRIYHYRGRELLTRTSDHSYVQGLVDRGEITEAEANVHPKSNILMGCLGTPEPPPITLHSIARLQPGDTILACSDGLWHYFAPHEIGSAINDLPPRDAAQALVSGARRRARGGGDNLSIALVRMEAPQEEAAPVRATVPPLVPPLAPRRPN; encoded by the coding sequence ATGTCATCCCAATTCCGTCTCGCCGGCGCCACCGGTATCCACCAAGGTGACCGCGCCTACCAGCAGGATCGGGTCGCCCTGCTCTCCCATCCCCGCTTCAACGGCTGCCTGCTGGGCATCGTGGCCGACGGCATGGGCGGGCGCAGCGGTGGGCGCAAGGCATCCGACCAGGTGATCCTGACGGCCCAGCAGCTCTTCGAGCAGTTCGTGCCCTACCAGGAAGAGGCGCCGGCCCTGCTGCGCCGCATCGCGGAGGACGCTCATTTGGTCATCGGCCTGATCGCCATGTCCGCCGAGCAGGAGCCGCACAGCACCCTGGCGGCCTTTTTGATCAACCCGCGCGGCGACTGCCACTGGGTGCATGTGGGCGATTCGCGCATCTACCACTACCGCGGCCGGGAGCTGCTCACCCGCACCAGCGACCACTCCTATGTGCAGGGCCTGGTGGACCGCGGCGAGATCACCGAGGCCGAGGCCAATGTGCACCCCAAGTCCAATATCCTGATGGGCTGCCTGGGCACACCCGAGCCGCCGCCGATCACCCTGCACAGCATCGCCAGGCTGCAGCCCGGCGACACCATCCTGGCCTGCAGCGACGGCCTGTGGCACTACTTCGCCCCGCACGAGATCGGCTCGGCCATCAACGACCTGCCGCCGCGCGATGCGGCGCAGGCGCTGGTGTCCGGCGCCAGGCGGCGCGCACGTGGCGGCGGCGACAACCTGTCGATCGCCCTGGTGCGCATGGAGGCGCCGCAGGAAGAGGCGGCGCCCGTGCGGGCCACCGTGCCGCCGCTGGTGCCGCCACTGGCACCGCGCCGGCCGAACTGA
- a CDS encoding DUF2283 domain-containing protein, which translates to MKVKYFEDTDTLYIEFRSGGIVESRDLDENTLLELDDQGRVCAMTMEHARERADIPTFSFEQVAAARPSAAL; encoded by the coding sequence ATGAAAGTGAAGTATTTCGAGGATACCGACACGCTCTACATCGAGTTCCGGTCGGGCGGCATCGTCGAATCGCGCGATCTCGACGAAAACACGCTGCTGGAACTCGACGATCAGGGGCGCGTCTGCGCCATGACCATGGAGCACGCCCGCGAGCGTGCCGACATACCCACTTTTTCTTTTGAACAGGTCGCGGCGGCCCGTCCGTCCGCGGCCCTCTGA
- the lpdA gene encoding dihydrolipoyl dehydrogenase has translation MSQQFDVIVIGGGPGGYIAAIRAAQLGFKVAAIDEWKNAAGGPAPGGTCTNVGCIPSKALLQSSEHFEFSHKHLAEHGVKVSGVELDLPTLIGRKDTVVKQNNDGILYLFKKNKISFFHGRGSFVSATDAGYEIKVSGAKEETLFAKQVVLATGSNARALPGTPFDEINVLSNDGALRLGAVPKKLALIGSGVIGLEMGSVWRRLGAEVTILEGLPTFLGAVDQQVAKEAKKAFDKQGLKINLGVKVGEIKASDAGVSIAYTDAKGEAQTLEADKLIVSIGRVPNTIGLNAEGVGLKLDERGAIVVDEECKTNLPGVWAIGDVVRGPMLAHKAEEEGVAVAERMAGQHGHVNFNTIPWVIYTSPEIAWVGKTEEQLKADGVAYKAGSFPFLANGRARALGDTTGFVKFIADATTDEILGVHIVGPSASELISEAVVAMEFKASAEDIARICHAHPSLSEATKEAALAVDKRTLNF, from the coding sequence ATGTCCCAACAATTCGACGTCATCGTCATCGGCGGCGGCCCCGGCGGCTATATCGCGGCCATCCGCGCGGCACAACTCGGCTTCAAGGTCGCGGCCATCGACGAATGGAAGAACGCGGCCGGCGGCCCGGCACCCGGCGGCACCTGCACCAACGTGGGCTGCATCCCCTCGAAGGCGCTGCTGCAGTCCTCCGAGCACTTCGAGTTCTCGCACAAGCACCTGGCCGAGCACGGCGTGAAGGTGTCGGGCGTCGAGCTCGACCTGCCCACGCTCATCGGCCGCAAGGACACCGTCGTCAAGCAGAACAACGACGGCATCCTGTACCTGTTCAAAAAGAACAAGATCAGCTTCTTCCACGGCCGCGGCTCCTTCGTGTCGGCCACCGACGCGGGCTACGAGATCAAGGTCTCCGGCGCCAAGGAAGAGACCCTGTTCGCCAAGCAGGTCGTGCTGGCCACCGGCTCCAACGCCCGTGCGCTGCCGGGCACGCCCTTCGACGAAATCAACGTGCTGTCCAACGACGGCGCGCTGCGCCTGGGCGCCGTGCCCAAGAAGCTGGCGCTGATCGGCTCCGGCGTGATCGGCCTGGAAATGGGCTCGGTCTGGCGCCGCCTGGGTGCGGAAGTCACCATCCTCGAAGGCCTGCCGACCTTCCTGGGCGCGGTCGACCAGCAGGTCGCCAAGGAAGCCAAGAAGGCTTTCGACAAGCAGGGCCTGAAGATCAACCTGGGCGTGAAGGTCGGCGAGATCAAGGCATCGGACGCCGGCGTCTCCATCGCCTACACCGACGCCAAGGGCGAGGCGCAGACGCTGGAAGCCGACAAGCTCATCGTCTCCATCGGCCGCGTGCCCAACACCATCGGCCTGAACGCCGAAGGCGTGGGCCTGAAGCTCGACGAGCGCGGTGCCATCGTGGTCGACGAAGAGTGCAAGACCAACCTGCCCGGCGTCTGGGCGATCGGCGACGTGGTGCGCGGCCCGATGCTGGCGCACAAGGCCGAGGAAGAGGGCGTTGCCGTCGCCGAGCGCATGGCCGGCCAGCATGGCCACGTCAACTTCAACACCATCCCCTGGGTCATCTACACCAGCCCGGAAATCGCCTGGGTCGGCAAGACCGAAGAGCAGCTGAAGGCCGACGGCGTCGCCTACAAGGCCGGCTCTTTCCCCTTCCTGGCCAACGGCCGCGCCCGTGCGCTGGGCGACACCACCGGCTTCGTCAAGTTCATCGCCGATGCGACGACCGACGAGATCCTGGGCGTGCACATCGTCGGCCCCTCGGCCAGCGAACTGATCTCCGAAGCCGTCGTGGCGATGGAGTTCAAGGCCAGCGCCGAAGACATCGCGCGCATCTGCCATGCCCACCCGTCCCTGTCGGAAGCGACCAAGGAAGCGGCGCTGGCGGTGGACAAGCGCACGCTGAACTTCTGA
- the odhB gene encoding 2-oxoglutarate dehydrogenase complex dihydrolipoyllysine-residue succinyltransferase — protein MAIVEVKVPQLSESVAEATMLNWKKKVGEAVTADEILIEIETDKVVLEVPAPSSGVLTDLVVGDGGTVVSDQVIAKIDTSATASAAPAAAAPAPAAAAPAPAAAAPAATGGAKSDVAMPAAAKLLADNNLSTSDVSGSGKDGRVTKGDVLSAVASGTKPAAAPAPAAAPKPALAQVAAPVSADLGERPEQRVPMSRLRARIAERLLQSQSTNAILTTFNEVNMAPVMDLRKRFQDNFTKEHGVKLGFMSFFVKAAVHALKKFPVLNASVDGNDIIYHGYFDIGIAVGSPRGLVVPILRNADQLSFADIEKKIAEFGKKAQEGKLGIDDMTGGTFSISNGGTFGSMMSTPIINPPQSAILGVHATKDRAVVENGQVVVRPMNYLAMSYDHRIIDGREAVLGLVAMKDALEDPSRLLFDI, from the coding sequence ATGGCAATCGTTGAAGTCAAAGTCCCGCAGCTGTCCGAATCCGTGGCCGAGGCCACCATGCTGAACTGGAAGAAGAAGGTCGGTGAAGCCGTCACCGCCGACGAAATCCTGATCGAGATCGAAACCGACAAGGTCGTGCTGGAAGTGCCCGCGCCTTCGTCGGGCGTGCTGACCGACCTGGTGGTGGGCGACGGCGGTACCGTCGTGTCCGACCAGGTCATCGCCAAGATCGACACCTCGGCCACCGCCAGCGCAGCGCCTGCCGCCGCGGCTCCTGCGCCGGCCGCCGCCGCGCCTGCGCCCGCTGCCGCCGCACCGGCCGCCACCGGTGGCGCCAAGTCCGACGTCGCCATGCCCGCCGCCGCCAAGCTGCTGGCCGACAACAACCTGTCCACCTCCGACGTCTCCGGCTCCGGCAAGGACGGCCGCGTGACCAAGGGCGACGTGCTGTCGGCCGTGGCCTCCGGCACCAAGCCCGCTGCCGCTCCGGCTCCCGCCGCCGCACCGAAGCCGGCCCTGGCGCAAGTCGCCGCACCGGTCTCCGCCGACCTGGGCGAGCGCCCGGAACAGCGCGTGCCGATGAGCCGCCTGCGCGCCCGCATCGCGGAGCGCCTGCTGCAATCGCAGTCCACCAACGCCATCCTGACCACGTTCAACGAAGTCAACATGGCCCCGGTGATGGACCTGCGCAAGCGCTTCCAGGACAACTTCACCAAGGAACACGGCGTGAAGCTGGGCTTCATGTCCTTCTTCGTGAAAGCCGCAGTGCACGCCCTGAAGAAGTTCCCGGTGCTCAACGCCTCGGTGGACGGCAACGACATCATCTACCACGGCTACTTCGACATCGGCATCGCCGTCGGCTCGCCGCGCGGCCTGGTGGTCCCGATCCTGCGCAATGCCGACCAGCTGAGCTTCGCCGACATCGAGAAGAAGATCGCCGAATTCGGCAAGAAGGCACAGGAAGGCAAGCTGGGCATCGACGACATGACCGGCGGCACCTTCTCCATCTCCAACGGCGGCACCTTCGGCTCGATGATGTCCACCCCCATCATCAACCCGCCGCAGTCCGCCATCCTGGGCGTGCACGCCACCAAGGACCGCGCCGTGGTCGAGAACGGCCAGGTCGTGGTCCGTCCGATGAACTACCTGGCCATGTCCTATGACCACCGCATCATCGACGGCCGCGAAGCCGTGCTGGGCCTGGTGGCGATGAAGGACGCGCTGGAAGATCCGTCGCGCCTCCTCTTCGACATCTGA
- a CDS encoding outer membrane protein assembly factor BamD: protein MRQVKLSLVPTAGFMLVAAALLSGCGTTSVDDQTAGWSPNKIYSEAKDEASSANYDKAVPLYEKLEGRAAGTPLAQQAELEKAYAQYKATQSVQAIATLDRFIRLHPASPALDYAFYLKGLANFNDDLGLFSFISRQDLSERDQKAAKDSFESFNQLVTRFPESKYAPDARQRMTYIVNSLAQYEVHVARYYYSRGAYVAAINRAQNAISGYTGVPATEEALFILMQSYNALGMKDMSEDTRRVIATNYPNSAYVNGTVKKEADPWWKVW from the coding sequence ATGCGTCAGGTGAAATTATCGTTGGTGCCCACCGCAGGGTTCATGCTGGTGGCTGCAGCCCTGCTTTCCGGCTGCGGAACCACGTCGGTCGATGACCAGACCGCCGGCTGGAGCCCCAACAAGATCTATTCCGAAGCCAAGGACGAGGCTTCGTCGGCCAACTACGACAAGGCCGTTCCGCTGTACGAAAAGCTCGAAGGCCGCGCCGCCGGCACGCCGCTGGCGCAGCAGGCCGAGCTGGAGAAGGCCTATGCCCAGTACAAGGCCACGCAGTCGGTGCAGGCCATCGCCACGCTGGACCGCTTCATCCGCCTGCATCCGGCCAGCCCCGCGCTGGACTACGCCTTCTACCTGAAGGGCCTGGCCAACTTCAACGACGACCTGGGCCTGTTCTCCTTCATCTCGCGCCAGGACCTGTCCGAGCGCGACCAGAAGGCGGCCAAGGATTCCTTCGAAAGCTTCAACCAGCTGGTCACGCGTTTTCCGGAATCGAAGTACGCGCCCGATGCCCGCCAGCGCATGACCTACATCGTCAATTCGCTGGCCCAGTACGAGGTGCACGTGGCCCGCTACTACTACAGCCGCGGCGCCTACGTGGCGGCGATCAACCGGGCGCAGAACGCGATTTCCGGCTACACCGGCGTGCCGGCGACCGAAGAGGCGCTCTTCATCCTGATGCAGTCCTATAACGCCCTGGGCATGAAGGACATGAGCGAGGACACGCGCCGGGTGATCGCCACCAACTATCCCAACAGCGCCTATGTGAACGGCACCGTGAAGAAGGAAGCCGATCCCTGGTGGAAGGTCTGGTGA
- a CDS encoding 2-oxoglutarate dehydrogenase E1 component, with amino-acid sequence MSETSVFAAYQGNTYLFGGNAPYVEEMYENYLANPGSVPDNWRTYFDALQNVPSADGSDSRDVPHLPVVNAFAERAKQGGTRVVVASGADSELGRKRTAVQQLIAAYRNVGVRWADLDPLKRTERPAIPELEPSFYGFTDADQETVFNTSNTFFGKDTMSLRDLLNALRETYCGTLGSEYMHTTDQNQKRWWQTKLETARAKPSYNGEQKKHILGRLTAAEGLERFLHTKYVGQKRFSLEGGESFIASMDALIQDAGAKGVQEIVIGMAHRGRLNVLVNSLGKLPADLFAEFDHTAPEDLPSGDVKYHQGFSSDVTTAGGPVHLSLAFNPSHLEIVNPVVEGSVRARMDRRGDPDGKQVLPVLVHGDAAFAGQGVIMETLALAETRGYHTGGTVHIVINNQIGFTTSDPRDSRSTLYCTDIVKMIEAPVLHVNGDDPEAVVMATQLALEFRMEFKKDVVVDIICFRKLGHNEQDTPSLTQPLMYKKIAAHPGTRRLYADKLSAQGLGETLGDDMVKAYRAAMDEGKHTVDPVLTNFKGKYAVDWSPYLGKKWTDAGDTSIPHSEWKRLAEKVTTIPEGVSPHQLVKKVYDDRAAMGRGEVNVDWGMGETMAYASLVASGYPVRLSGEDCGRGTFTHRHAVVHDQKRERFDEGIYVPLNHVADNQAPFTVIDSILSEEAVLGFEYGYASNDPNTLVIWEAQFGDFANGAQVVIDQFIASGEVKWGRVNGLTLMLPHGYEGQGPEHSSARLERFMQLSADTNMQVVQPTTASQIFHLLRRQQVRNLRKPLIIMTPKSLLRNKDATSPVSEFTGGGFRTVIAESKELKADKVKRVVVCSGKVYYDLAKHREQKGADDTAILRVEQLYPFPHKAFAAELKKYPNATDIVWCQDEPQNQGAWFFVQHYIHENMQDGQKLGYSGRAASASPAVGYSHLHQEQQKALVEGAFSKLKGFVLTK; translated from the coding sequence ATGAGTGAGACATCTGTCTTCGCCGCCTACCAAGGCAATACCTATCTCTTCGGCGGCAACGCGCCGTATGTCGAGGAGATGTATGAAAACTACCTGGCCAATCCCGGCAGCGTGCCCGACAACTGGCGCACCTACTTCGACGCACTGCAGAACGTGCCGTCGGCCGACGGTTCCGACTCGCGCGACGTGCCCCACCTGCCGGTGGTCAACGCCTTCGCCGAGCGCGCCAAGCAGGGCGGCACCCGCGTCGTCGTGGCCAGCGGGGCGGACTCCGAACTCGGCCGCAAGCGCACGGCCGTCCAGCAGCTGATCGCGGCCTACCGCAACGTCGGCGTGCGCTGGGCCGACCTCGATCCGCTCAAGCGCACCGAGCGTCCCGCCATCCCCGAGCTGGAACCCTCCTTCTATGGCTTCACCGACGCCGACCAGGAAACGGTCTTCAACACCAGCAACACCTTCTTCGGCAAGGACACCATGTCCCTGCGGGACCTGCTGAACGCACTGCGCGAGACGTATTGCGGCACGCTGGGCTCGGAGTACATGCACACCACCGACCAGAACCAGAAGCGCTGGTGGCAGACCAAGCTGGAGACGGCCCGCGCCAAGCCCAGCTACAACGGCGAGCAGAAGAAGCACATCCTCGGCCGCCTGACCGCCGCCGAAGGCCTGGAGCGTTTCCTGCACACCAAGTACGTCGGCCAGAAGCGTTTCTCGCTCGAAGGCGGCGAAAGCTTCATCGCCTCGATGGACGCGCTGATCCAGGATGCCGGCGCCAAGGGCGTGCAGGAAATCGTCATCGGCATGGCCCACCGCGGCCGCCTGAACGTGCTGGTGAACTCGCTGGGCAAGCTGCCCGCCGACCTGTTCGCCGAGTTCGACCACACCGCCCCCGAAGACCTGCCTTCCGGCGACGTGAAGTACCACCAGGGCTTCAGCTCCGACGTGACCACGGCCGGCGGCCCGGTCCACCTCTCGCTGGCCTTCAACCCCTCGCACCTGGAAATCGTCAACCCGGTGGTCGAAGGTTCGGTGCGCGCACGCATGGACCGCCGCGGCGATCCGGACGGCAAGCAGGTCCTGCCGGTGCTGGTGCACGGCGACGCCGCCTTCGCAGGCCAGGGCGTCATCATGGAAACCCTGGCGCTGGCCGAGACCCGTGGCTACCACACCGGCGGCACGGTCCACATCGTCATCAACAACCAGATCGGCTTCACCACCAGCGATCCGCGCGACAGCCGCTCCACGCTGTACTGCACCGACATCGTCAAGATGATCGAGGCGCCGGTGCTGCACGTGAACGGCGACGATCCGGAAGCCGTGGTCATGGCCACCCAGCTGGCCCTGGAATTCCGCATGGAGTTCAAGAAGGACGTGGTCGTCGACATCATCTGCTTCCGCAAACTGGGCCACAACGAGCAGGACACCCCCTCGCTCACCCAGCCGCTGATGTACAAGAAGATCGCCGCCCACCCCGGCACCCGCCGCCTCTACGCCGACAAGCTGTCCGCGCAGGGCCTGGGCGAGACGCTGGGCGACGACATGGTCAAGGCCTACCGCGCCGCCATGGACGAAGGCAAGCACACGGTCGATCCGGTGCTGACCAACTTCAAGGGCAAGTACGCCGTCGACTGGAGCCCCTACCTGGGCAAGAAGTGGACCGATGCCGGTGATACCTCCATCCCGCACAGCGAGTGGAAGCGCCTGGCCGAGAAGGTCACCACCATCCCCGAAGGCGTGTCGCCACACCAGCTGGTCAAGAAGGTGTACGACGACCGCGCCGCCATGGGCCGCGGTGAAGTCAACGTGGACTGGGGCATGGGCGAAACCATGGCCTACGCCTCGCTCGTGGCCAGCGGCTACCCGGTGCGCCTGTCGGGCGAGGACTGCGGCCGCGGCACCTTCACCCACCGCCATGCCGTCGTGCACGACCAGAAGCGCGAGCGCTTCGACGAAGGCATCTACGTGCCGCTGAACCACGTGGCCGACAACCAGGCTCCGTTCACCGTCATCGACTCCATCCTGTCGGAAGAAGCCGTGCTCGGCTTCGAATACGGCTATGCCTCCAACGATCCCAACACCCTGGTGATCTGGGAAGCGCAGTTCGGCGACTTCGCCAACGGCGCGCAGGTGGTGATCGACCAGTTCATCGCCTCCGGCGAAGTGAAGTGGGGCCGCGTCAACGGCCTGACGCTGATGCTGCCGCACGGCTACGAAGGCCAGGGCCCGGAGCACAGCTCCGCTCGCCTGGAGCGCTTCATGCAGCTGTCGGCCGACACCAACATGCAGGTGGTACAACCCACCACGGCCAGCCAGATCTTCCACCTGCTGCGCCGCCAGCAGGTGCGCAATCTGCGCAAGCCCCTGATCATCATGACGCCCAAGTCGCTGCTGCGGAACAAGGACGCCACCTCCCCGGTGTCCGAGTTCACCGGTGGCGGTTTCCGCACCGTCATCGCCGAAAGCAAGGAACTCAAGGCCGACAAGGTCAAGCGCGTCGTGGTCTGCTCCGGCAAGGTCTACTACGACCTGGCCAAGCACCGCGAACAGAAGGGCGCCGACGACACCGCCATCCTGCGTGTCGAGCAGCTCTATCCCTTCCCGCACAAAGCCTTCGCGGCCGAGCTGAAGAAGTATCCGAACGCCACCGACATCGTGTGGTGCCAGGACGAGCCGCAGAACCAGGGCGCCTGGTTCTTCGTGCAGCACTACATCCACGAGAACATGCAGGACGGCCAGAAGCTGGGTTACTCCGGCCGCGCCGCCTCGGCTTCTCCGGCCGTGGGCTACTCGCATCTGCACCAGGAGCAGCAGAAGGCCCTGGTCGAAGGCGCCTTCAGCAAGCTCAAGGGCTTCGTGCTGACCAAGTGA
- the zapE gene encoding cell division protein ZapE has protein sequence MKVREAYEAELRQRGFVADPAQLRAVDALQRCADEWTAFEQKRGGGALRRLFGGKPEIPRGVYMYGGVGRGKSFLMDCFFNAVTIERKVRLHFHEFMREVHRELAGLQGTVNPLDELGRRMAERYQLICFDEFHVADITDAMILHRLLVALFDNNVGFVTTSNFKPDGLYPDGLHRDRILPAIALLNERMEVVNVDNGTDYRRRTLEKLKLYHTPLGAEADAAMTEAFDHLAETRDEDPVMTIEARRIEARRKAGGVVWFDFRTLCGGPRSQNDYLEIATQFHTVLLSDVPHMPVNMASEARRFTWLIDVLYDRRVKLIMSAAVPPEALYTEGPLAHEFPRTVSRLNEMQSAEFLALERRVVDTAIT, from the coding sequence GTGAAAGTCCGCGAGGCCTACGAGGCCGAACTCCGGCAGCGGGGCTTCGTGGCCGATCCCGCGCAGCTGCGCGCGGTCGACGCGCTGCAGCGCTGCGCCGACGAATGGACGGCATTCGAGCAGAAGCGTGGCGGCGGCGCGCTACGGCGCCTCTTCGGCGGCAAGCCGGAGATTCCGCGCGGCGTCTACATGTACGGCGGGGTGGGGCGCGGCAAGAGCTTCCTGATGGACTGCTTCTTCAACGCCGTGACTATCGAACGCAAGGTGCGGCTGCACTTCCACGAGTTCATGCGGGAAGTGCACCGCGAGCTGGCCGGGCTGCAGGGCACGGTCAATCCGCTGGACGAACTCGGCCGCCGCATGGCCGAGCGCTACCAGCTGATCTGCTTCGACGAATTCCATGTGGCCGACATCACCGACGCGATGATCCTGCACCGGCTGCTGGTGGCCCTGTTCGACAACAACGTGGGTTTCGTCACCACCTCCAACTTCAAGCCCGACGGCCTCTATCCGGACGGCCTGCACCGCGACCGCATCCTGCCGGCCATCGCGTTGCTCAACGAGCGCATGGAAGTGGTCAACGTGGACAACGGCACCGACTACCGGCGCCGCACGCTGGAGAAGCTTAAGCTCTATCACACGCCGCTGGGCGCCGAGGCCGACGCGGCGATGACCGAGGCTTTCGACCACCTGGCCGAGACACGCGACGAAGACCCGGTGATGACCATCGAGGCGCGCAGGATCGAGGCCAGGCGCAAGGCCGGCGGCGTGGTGTGGTTCGACTTCCGCACCCTGTGCGGCGGGCCGCGCTCGCAGAACGACTACCTGGAAATCGCCACGCAGTTCCACACGGTGCTGCTGTCCGATGTGCCGCACATGCCGGTCAACATGGCGTCCGAGGCGCGGCGCTTCACCTGGCTGATCGACGTGCTGTACGACCGGCGCGTCAAGCTCATCATGTCGGCCGCCGTGCCGCCGGAAGCGCTCTACACCGAAGGGCCGCTGGCCCATGAGTTTCCCCGGACCGTCTCGCGCCTGAACGAAATGCAGTCGGCCGAGTTCCTGGCGTTGGAGCGCCGGGTGGTCGATACTGCCATCACATGA